The Halichoerus grypus chromosome 14, mHalGry1.hap1.1, whole genome shotgun sequence genome contains a region encoding:
- the TXN gene encoding thioredoxin: MVKQIESKYAFQEALNGAGDKLVVVDFSATWCGPCKMIKPFFHSLSEKYSNVVFLEVDVDDCQDVASECEVKCMPTFQFFKKGQKVGEFSGANKEKLEATINELI; this comes from the exons ATGGTGAAGCAGATCGAGAGCAAG tatGCTTTTCAGGAAGCCTTGAACGGTGCAGGGGATAAACTTGTAGTAGTTGACTTCTCAGCCACGTGGTGCGGGCCTTGCAAAATGATCAAGCCTTTCTTTCAT tccCTCTCTGAGAAGTATTCCAACGTGGTGTTCCTTGAAGTAGACGTGGATGACTGTCAG GATGTTGCTTCAGAGTGTGAAGTCAAATGCATGCCAAccttccagttttttaaaaagggtcagAAG GTGGGTGAATTTTCTGGAGCTAATAAGGAAAAGCTTGAAGCCACCATAAATGAATTAATCTAA